A genomic stretch from Nymphalis io chromosome 25, ilAglIoxx1.1, whole genome shotgun sequence includes:
- the LOC126778107 gene encoding zinc finger protein 569-like: protein MYDLKACTVCLKSDVKIFNMNIDQLRNEYNLASGLKTQSRNGLPEYLCYQCVAYVRNFKKFRDKCQRTYYALQEILYRDKEITKSIIAELDSTVLNIKPPLSYLAPDHLRTSYETLKFKWVKKNRIGIKHQDNIPVIQYTTTSDDFSFEMPRKKPKLLTELIEECIKEEDNTIPSYEEPFVPENVVSEPEKNDESVFDNNFDDCDGEDNVYDNNDEQPKVNDQTDVDGMNLEEEYATMVPISMKEAKAVVDVYKMFAHGKYQCEVCKKAYYNENRLTAHMRMHDMHTSGTFFCALCSYYYRTDFLLKTHMTEKHMYKYLCKKCPEVSFDRTSAKQHFIWSHLQKGSKKDASWYETQPTGVPKDSKKNKLFIRPIRNTKKLPQDFPVYSPISQEEQNALVKDRQKTKNYIDSPYRCEFCFKGFREVATFEKHMKKHDPECSGKLQCDACKIYCPDTRKMYKHMNMSHLFKYSCQMCSYVCFSRGQAKMHYRWHKNVTYSCPHCKKEFSKASTRLTHIRIKHPSMNICNLCGRSFVSVTGLYCHKKLAHSKEEVEEPTVEVDTSHPLYCAECGIQFRNEIAFATHFGSSYKHADTNLSIKPVGGAGRGRPRAAHSGVVNTGVPTSSTCEICKKYLSNDSQARRHYDAEHPGAHYLKRYMCDICGHTTRQYANLTVHMRTHTLEKPYACPHCERRFSMPSNRDRHLVVHTGEKRYQCQHCNRRFTQSSAVKLHIQTVHLKIPYAPWDKKNRKRRREPDPAPAPPAPPAGNYLSAYITYNE, encoded by the exons ATGTATGACTTAAAAGCTTGCACAGTGTGTTTGAAAAGTGatgtaaaaatctttaatatgaatatagatCAGTTAAGAAACGAATATAATTTAGCATCAGGTTTAAAG ACTCAAAGCCGTAATGGTTTACCCGAATATTTATGTTATCAGTGTGTTGCATatgttagaaattttaaaaagtttcgtGATAAATGCCAACGCACGTATTAtgcattgcaagaaatattatatagagaTAAAGAG ataACCAAGTCAATAATTGCAGAATTAGATAGTACTGTACTAAATATTAAACCACCACTGTCATATCTTGCTCCAGACCACCTCAGAACAAGTTACGAAACTCTTAAATTCAAATGGGTTAAAAAGAATAGAATTGGTATAAAACATCAAGATAATATACCTGTTATACAATACACAACAACATCTGATGATTTTAGTTTTGAAATGCCAAGAAAAAAACCTAAACTCTTAACAGAATTGATAGAGGAATGTATTAAAGAAGAAGACAACACAATACCAAGCTATGAGGAGCCATTTGTACCTGAAAATGTAGTGTCAGAGCCCGAGAAAAATGATGAGAGTGTCTTTGATAACAATTTTGATGATTGTGACGGAGAAGATAATgtttatgataataatgatgaaCAGCCTAAAGTAAATGATCAAACTGATGTAGATGGAATGAATTTAGAGGAGGAATATGCAACTATGGTGCCCATATCAATGAAGGAGGCTAAAGCTGTTGTTGATGTTTACAAAATGTTCGCACACGGCAAGTATCAGTGTGAAGTGTGTAAGAAggcatattataatgaaaatcgaCTGACAGCACACATGAGAATGCATGATATG CATACAAGTGGAACATTCTTCTGTGCATTGTGCAGCTATTATTACAGAACTGATTTTCTTCTAAAAACCCATATGACTGAgaaacatatgtataaatatttatgtaaaaagtgCCCTGAAGTTAGTTTTGACAG GACATCAGCCAAACAACATTTTATCTGGAGTCACTTACAGAAAGGTTCAAAGAAGGACGCCAGCTGGTACGAGACCCAACCAACCGGGGTTCCTAAagatagtaaaaaaaacaaattgtttatacGTCCTATAAGAAATACGAAGAAACTTCCTCAAGATTTTCCAGTCTACTCTCCAATAAGTCAGGAAGAACAAAACGCTTTAGTGAAAGACCGACAGAAGACGAAAAACTATATTGATTCGCCGTATAGATGCGAATTCTGTTTTAAGGGCTTTAGAGAAGTGGCGACGTTTGAAAAGCATATGAAGAAACATGATCCA GAATGTTCCGGAAAACTCCAGTGTGATGCATGCAAAATATATTGTCCGGACACAAGGAAGATGTACAAGCATATGAACATGAGCCATTTGTTTAAGTATTCTTGTCAAATGTGCAGCTATGTTTGCTTTAGCAG aggTCAAGCTAAAATGCACTATAGATGGCATAAAAACGTAACGTACTCGTGTCCGCATTGTAAAAAGGAATTTTC taAAGCATCCACAAGACTGACTCACATACGTATAAAGCACCCTTCCATGAACATCTGCAACTTGTGTGGCCGCAGCTTTGTGAGCGTCACCGGCCTGTACTGTCATAAGAAACTAGCGCACAGTAAAGAG GAGGTGGAGGAGCCCACAGTCGAAGTAGACACGTCTCACCCGCTGTACTGCGCCGAGTGCGGGATTCAGTTCCGGAACGAGATCGCCTTCGCGACGCACTTCGGCTCCTCCTACAAGCACGCCGATACCAATCT GTCCATCAAGCCGGTGgggggcgcggggcgcgggcggCCGCGCGCGGCGCACAGCGGCGTCGTCAACACCGGCGTGCCCACCTCCTCCACCTGCGAGATT TGCAAAAAGTACTTATCCAACGACTCGCAAGCGCGGCGACACTACGACGCGGAGCACCCCGGCGCGCACTACCTCAAGCGGTACATGTGCGACATCTGCGGACACACCACCCGG CAATACGCAAATCTGACGGTACACATGCGTACGCACACGTTGGAGAAGCCGTACGCGTGTCCGCACTGCGAGCGGCGCTTCAGCATGCCCAGCAATAGAGACCGCCATCTAGTT GTGCACACCGGCGAGAAGCGCTACCAGTGCCAGCACTGCAACCGGCGCTTCACGCAGAGCAGCGCCGTGAAGCTGCACA